CAACAGTGGATTCTCACGGTAAACATCGTCTGAATTACTGTCCAAGTACAAGACGGATCTCACAGAACCATTCAATGAAACCGGCAGTCAGCTGTCTGATATCATGTTAAAGAATctgttgtaaaataaattagtacATGTCTATCAGAAAACTCACCACATACTGTGTGCATCAAATTACATCTTTTAACACCAAGATCTCAGTGCAAATGCCATGTAGCTGAAAGATCCGAGCCGTGGAAGTACCGACAAAATGATGAACAACTGGCATCTTTTATGAGAACAAAAACTGAGTCCGAATCAGGATTTAGTCTGACAGATGTGGTGCTACAAAGGCAAACATTTAATACACATGACTAAATATTAGTCCAGATCTACGACCAGTCTTCTAAAAACTCACATTTTAATTGTGACACAGTTAGCTTGATTTACAGTACTAAACATCTAGTTCTCAAGCAGCAACAGGTTAAACAATTCCTAcggaaaaaaagacattcacTCCAATATGTAAAACACAGATGGGtctgaaaagatggaaaaaactgaaataaagccttTTTATGGAACAATCACACAATAAGATGAGAGTTTCTGCGCTGACGACATCCTGTTGctctcatacacacaaaaatacacaaaacacacaaattcaAAGTTTTTCAGGAAGTAACAGTCAACAGCGACTGAAAACAagggaaaaaagacagaatttttcctctcaataaataaacatttttatgggGAGTTGATAAAATTTGTTGGAGTAGGAGATAACTGGACAGTAGTCAATTTTTCCATCAGTGGTCACTCATAAATACGTCATAAACCTTTCTCTCCCTGACATGGACACAAGCATCAACCCTCCTGGACAGTATGAAACAGAACCTGGCCAGGACTCCTAACTGGGACCGGAAGGAAAACACAcctcaggaaaagaaaaagaataaagagtCGCAGGGATGTTTTAGCCTGcatcaggaggaaatgatgCAACACGTCTGCTTAGGGAGGAAACCAGTCTCTGGGTCTCAGTTAGACACCACAGGAACTTCTTTTAGAAGACTTTTATCTAAGCTGATGTTCTTCTGTTAGCTCAGAGATCAGACAGCTTTCAGATGGTTCTGGAAGCTCTGCAGGTATGGTGGTGGGAAAAACGTGAACAAGGGAACCCTGATGTTTCTCATTTCCATCCAATCACAGGGTTtacatcaggggtgtcaaacatagGGCTGGGGAGCCAGAACCGGCCCACCAGAGGGTCCAATTTGGCCTGCAGAATGAATTAATATGAACATAGAAGATATTAAgggtaatattttaataaaagcaacTGTAATCTCTAATGTTTCCAGGTGAGGTTTCATCTattctgtttaaatgtaaaacatttccaaggcaggaGGAGAACTTGTTCCATCTTCAGGttgtcaggattactacacacatgtggaaaagtacacatatgtacatttaaaataacttttagatctggaaaagttacTCTAATcatgatatatatttttcacttccagatacttggaattaaatgtttaatgattttatagatccattgtacatttttacatttctaaaataaagggaaaaatgtgaagttattcttatttttaggttattatcCTGTCATTTTGCTAGTCCGACCCACTGGAGATCAGTTTGTGTTGAATGTGGAACCTGGACTAAACTTCTGGTTTACACTGTGGAGTTCAAATGGAGTTATAGAAACATGAAAAGATGAAGTTTTCCTACAGGATTTATCAGCAAAAGAAGTGAGGATGAACCAAAAAGGGGCTTACAGGCACAGGTCTCTGGACAAGTGTTAACCCTTCTGGGTTGCTTTACACATTAATatcatttccactttttttgTTCAAACCTTCAAAATCAACTCCTGAACTAatcaaaactaccaaatatgtcattattcaaattattttaactctttaaatgccaatttaATTACATGACATCActgttttaattacaaaaagttcaataaaaaaagtttgggagctgcaagatttttttctaaatcaatctcaaatgtgctgaaaatgagtaaaacactgattttgttttttaaataaaataaagacttattgtggttttttttttcccataaaaaAGTGACATCATGTCATCAAACTGACATTTAatgggttaaaataatttaaataactaCATATTTGGTATCTTTGATTAGGACTGAATTTTGATTCAGTGACTTTGACCCCAAAAAGCTGAAAACTTACTAATCTGTAaagttttaaagtaattttctttgtcctgaaatgaaaatactttattaatcccaaagggaattaataaagtattaatgAAGGGGTAGGAAATGTGTCACAttgactttaaagaaaaaatttcaATTGGAATTTCAAAGTTCTTCTAGAGAAACACTTTCTAACAAAAGAAATCATCCAATATGAGGAAACACAACCAGGATGGAGGCCAGAAACTAAGGGAAAATTACCTGAAAGGACAAAAGGTCCCTGATGGCCTACAATGCTTTAAGTAAAATGAAGTTACTGCTGAAGGTCCAGCAAGACCAGGTCCAGGTCCGGTGAAGTGGTCTGCAGTAGAACCGATCAGTGACTGTTTCTAAAGAGCACCAAGTCCAGAaaacacctttttttattttatatctagTCAGATCATGTTGTGATGGTCACATGACGGCCTCATGACTCATCTGTCTGTTCTCCAAAGTATGTCGTCATGACAACACACACGAGGAGACAATGGGAGTCCACAAAGGACAGTGTTTTCACATATTAGTGCACGTTAGAAAGATCAGGTGGTGTTTTCCAAGATTTGCTCCGGTTCCTGAGTCCGAGCAGCTTGGCCATGTTCTCCATCTCTGGTTGTTCTCCTCCAGGTCCTCCCCAGATCTTCCTGCTGGGCCATCTCAAGGATCTGCTGGTTGACTGGGTTTTTCATGAGAACTTTGTTTTCCTATGGCTGTTCTAGTTTGCTAAGTTTGGCCAATACCAGTAACAAGTTACAGGAAGAGAGAAGAAGCATTGCATCTGGTACCTCTGACAGTATGAAATGAGAAGGTTTAATGTCTCATTGTCTCTATGCTGAAGACAGTGACTGAGGTTAGTCTCATCTTTCAAAATGAACCTATGCATCAAGTGTGGCCTGACTGGAGGCAGGGGGGCTGGCGTTTACACGTCCAGGTCATCGGGGCGggctctgctgctcatcctgcTGCTGGCCCGACTGCACGGCCGGGCGTCCATCAGCGCCAGGGGCTGCAGTTCGTGTCCTGCCGACGAGGACAGTTTCTTATGCTCGTGGGTGTCGTCTGGAAAGTCAAAGGCTTGAGCGTGGGAGTTGGAAATGGTGCTTCCTGCGCCGTTCTGGCCGAGCCTGTTCTGTTCTGTGGAGTAGTTGGCCCAGTTCTGCTCGTTGGCCTGTTTGTTATAGTTACGACAGGATCCGGTTCCCCGCTCCCCCGTGGCCAGCTTGTAGCCTGGGGGGGACATGGGAGAGAGGGGCGCCGTCGGGGAGGAGCAGCCGTTATAGTAGGCATACTTGGTGGTGGACAGTTCTTTGGGGGTGGGGCTGAGAGTGCCCCCGCTGGGGTACAGGGTGGGCTGCTGCTTCCCCTTCACACGATCTTTGATCCGCTTAAAAAACACATAGAAGAGCTCGATGACGTTGAGCAGCAGGGAAACCAGCGACACCACCAgcatgaagatgatgaagactGTCTTCTCTGTGGGACGGGACAGGAAACAGTCCACCCTGTGGGGACACGGATCCCTCTCACAGGTGTAGACGGCGGACAGACTGAAGCCGTAGATGTACCACTGGATCATCAGGAAGCCCACCTCAAACAGAGACTTGAAGAAGATGCTGACGATGTAGGTTCTGAGGAGGGCCCCCTTCATCTTCACTTTGCCGTGCTCCTCGATGCCATACTTCAGCTTCTTCAGCTCGATCTTCTTCAGCGGGAGGTCAACGTCACCTCCATCATTCTGCACCGCTttcagctcctcctccttcctgtTGAGCTTCTGCTCCTTCCTGTTCAGGTAGAAGACGTGAGCCAGGTACAGGAGGGTGGGCGTGGAGACGAAGATGATCTGGAGGACCCAGAAGCGAACGTGGGAGATTGGGAAGGATTTATCATAGCAGACGTTCTCGCAACCAGGCTGCTGGGTGTTGCATTTGAAGGCAGACTGCTCGTCTCCCCACGCCGACTCAACAGCGGTACCCAGGACCAGAATCCtgaagatgaagaggactgACAGCCAGACCTTCCCCCCGGCAGTCGAATAGGCCTGGACCTTGTCCAACAGACGGCCCAGAGCGCTCCAGTCCCCCATGGTTGTGGAGCTTTAGCTgatgacataaaaaagaaaaacaggaagaagtAAGAAGGTGACAGACGAGCTGAAGTCAAACATCAGAGATCCAGAAACATCTGGAGCGAAGCTCCTCTGGTTCTGTCTGGGTTTGTTTATCTGGGATTAAACACACATCTTTGCAGGAGAGGAAATTCTA
The sequence above is drawn from the Melanotaenia boesemani isolate fMelBoe1 chromosome 22, fMelBoe1.pri, whole genome shotgun sequence genome and encodes:
- the gja1b gene encoding gap junction alpha-1 protein, translating into MGDWSALGRLLDKVQAYSTAGGKVWLSVLFIFRILVLGTAVESAWGDEQSAFKCNTQQPGCENVCYDKSFPISHVRFWVLQIIFVSTPTLLYLAHVFYLNRKEQKLNRKEEELKAVQNDGGDVDLPLKKIELKKLKYGIEEHGKVKMKGALLRTYIVSIFFKSLFEVGFLMIQWYIYGFSLSAVYTCERDPCPHRVDCFLSRPTEKTVFIIFMLVVSLVSLLLNVIELFYVFFKRIKDRVKGKQQPTLYPSGGTLSPTPKELSTTKYAYYNGCSSPTAPLSPMSPPGYKLATGERGTGSCRNYNKQANEQNWANYSTEQNRLGQNGAGSTISNSHAQAFDFPDDTHEHKKLSSSAGHELQPLALMDARPCSRASSRMSSRARPDDLDV